The Nostoc punctiforme PCC 73102 genome includes a region encoding these proteins:
- a CDS encoding ParM/StbA family protein produces the protein MADLTIAFDPGSSLSKIFYTLKSFHPELLLMEPEVAQVPKASLVAYESSCVGSPAAENSAWVEYKGQYRAVGFLAQDRFYADLKLSEPKFELALYKTLALVGALAQKNSLSNGASIRLGVLLPYGEYEDRKLFEQLVTEALAGFRFRGVERSFELESFLCRPEGFGLISRGRAPGSSLKERKIAVVMIGYRNISLLIMDRGMISQGVTEDLGFNKLVGCVQRLVSGQKALKLAQAISKAGSKISTKALAHLVRVQDPGLRDTELSQIRSAVATAREEYWISLFSWLRSRIPSDVDEMIFAGGTAHYLSRELNSLLPHTEKIWCNELEAQINRNFLADVSRNGLEFRLTDNYGLFYYLCGTSERMTTHA, from the coding sequence ATGGCAGATTTAACAATTGCATTTGATCCAGGTTCATCCCTGAGCAAGATTTTCTATACTCTCAAATCCTTCCACCCGGAACTACTACTGATGGAACCGGAAGTTGCCCAAGTTCCTAAAGCCAGTCTTGTAGCTTACGAGTCAAGCTGTGTTGGTAGTCCGGCTGCTGAAAATTCTGCTTGGGTTGAGTACAAAGGACAATATCGGGCTGTTGGTTTCCTTGCCCAAGACCGATTCTATGCAGATTTAAAACTTTCTGAACCAAAGTTTGAACTTGCTCTTTACAAGACTTTGGCTCTTGTAGGCGCTCTTGCACAAAAAAACTCTCTTTCTAATGGCGCAAGTATCCGTTTAGGGGTGCTGTTGCCTTACGGTGAGTACGAAGACCGCAAATTATTTGAACAATTAGTAACTGAAGCTCTGGCTGGTTTTCGGTTTCGCGGTGTGGAACGCTCGTTTGAGTTGGAAAGTTTCCTCTGTCGTCCAGAAGGTTTTGGTTTGATTTCACGGGGACGCGCTCCCGGTTCCAGTCTCAAAGAACGCAAAATCGCCGTGGTGATGATTGGTTATCGCAATATCTCTTTGCTGATTATGGACAGAGGTATGATTTCTCAAGGCGTTACCGAAGATTTAGGATTCAACAAGTTAGTTGGCTGTGTGCAACGTTTGGTATCTGGACAGAAGGCTCTGAAGTTGGCTCAGGCTATTTCTAAGGCTGGTTCTAAAATCAGCACTAAGGCTTTAGCTCACTTAGTCCGGGTTCAAGACCCTGGTTTACGAGATACAGAACTTTCTCAAATTAGGTCAGCAGTAGCAACTGCACGAGAGGAATACTGGATTAGTCTTTTTAGTTGGTTGCGTAGTCGCATCCCCTCTGATGTGGACGAGATGATATTTGCTGGTGGTACAGCCCACTATTTATCTCGTGAGTTAAATAGTCTGTTGCCGCACACTGAGAAAATCTGGTGTAACGAACTGGAAGCACAAATTAACCGTAACTTTTTAGCTGATGTGTCCCGTAATGGATTGGAATTTCGGCTGACAGATAATTACGGACTCTTCTATTACCTGTGTGGAACTTCTGAAAGGATGACGACTCATGCCTGA